The following are encoded together in the Pirellulales bacterium genome:
- a CDS encoding nitric-oxide reductase large subunit, translating into MRRLWVLFAVVLVLSFLVLGWIGARIYQVAPPMADRVVTTDGKVVIDSGQINQGQHVWQSLGGMEVGSIWGHGSYVAPDWTADWLHREAVFVLDRWGSAQFGKKFAELDAEQQAQLTGRLTEHIRKNTYDPATRTITIDPLRAEAFEANWQHYTDVFSNGRAAYAIPQGAVTESGRLRALSAFVFWTAWAATTNRPDDTVSYTQNWPHEQLVGNVPSGEAVVWTGVSIIMLLAGISAMAWWHASKNGKEEKAPLPQTDPLGAWTATPSQKATIKYFWVVTAMMLLQMTLGVVTAHYGVEGDGFYGIPVSKWIPYAVSRTWHLQLGILWIATAWLGAGLFIGPLVSEVEPKGQRLGVNVLFVALVVVVVGSLTGQWLSIQNKLPSDAMSFYFGHQGYEYVDLGRIWQIALLAGLLLWLFLVVRVLRPALRKGGESKQLVALLLVSTTAIALFYAAGLGWGRHTNLTIVEYWRWWVVHLWVEGFFEVFATTVIAFFFMRLGLIRPGVAAAAALMSATIFLSGGIIGTCHHLYFSGTPTAALAWGSVFSALEVVPLVLVGFEATEDFRRSRVTPWVRKYKWPIYFFVAVAFWNMVGAGLFGFMINPPIALYYMQGLNTTPLHGHSALFGVYGMLGIGLMLVCLRALIPGREWRDGLLKFSFWALNIGLLTMCVLSLLPVGLMQTKASVENGYWYARSSEFMQTSLMQTLRWMRVPGDTIFFLGALALALFIVGLKTGHSFSKKQSD; encoded by the coding sequence ATGCGACGGCTTTGGGTATTGTTTGCAGTTGTATTGGTCTTGTCGTTTCTGGTGCTGGGGTGGATTGGTGCTCGAATCTATCAAGTCGCCCCACCGATGGCTGATCGCGTGGTGACCACGGATGGCAAGGTGGTGATCGACTCGGGCCAGATCAACCAGGGGCAACATGTTTGGCAATCTCTCGGCGGCATGGAGGTTGGTTCTATCTGGGGACACGGCAGCTACGTGGCACCCGATTGGACTGCCGACTGGCTGCATCGCGAAGCCGTCTTCGTTCTCGATCGCTGGGGTAGCGCACAGTTCGGCAAGAAGTTCGCCGAACTCGACGCCGAGCAGCAGGCGCAATTGACGGGCCGACTAACCGAACACATCCGTAAGAACACCTACGACCCAGCGACGCGCACCATCACCATCGATCCGCTTCGCGCCGAAGCCTTTGAAGCGAACTGGCAGCATTACACGGATGTATTTTCCAACGGTCGTGCGGCCTATGCGATTCCTCAAGGCGCCGTCACCGAAAGCGGCCGCTTGCGCGCGCTGAGCGCGTTCGTCTTCTGGACCGCGTGGGCGGCAACCACGAATCGTCCGGACGATACGGTGTCGTATACGCAGAACTGGCCGCACGAGCAGTTGGTCGGCAACGTGCCGTCGGGTGAGGCTGTCGTTTGGACGGGCGTGAGCATCATCATGTTACTGGCCGGAATCTCCGCCATGGCCTGGTGGCATGCCTCCAAGAACGGCAAAGAGGAAAAGGCTCCCCTGCCGCAAACCGACCCGCTAGGGGCTTGGACCGCAACTCCCTCGCAGAAGGCAACGATCAAGTATTTCTGGGTCGTTACCGCCATGATGTTGCTGCAGATGACGCTCGGCGTGGTTACGGCGCACTACGGAGTTGAGGGAGACGGGTTCTACGGGATTCCTGTGTCCAAGTGGATCCCGTATGCCGTATCTCGCACTTGGCACTTGCAATTAGGGATTCTCTGGATTGCCACTGCATGGCTGGGAGCGGGACTTTTCATTGGGCCTTTGGTTAGCGAAGTCGAACCCAAGGGTCAGCGATTGGGAGTCAATGTGCTGTTCGTTGCGCTGGTGGTCGTGGTGGTTGGCTCGCTGACGGGGCAATGGTTGAGCATTCAAAACAAGCTTCCGTCCGATGCTATGTCGTTCTACTTTGGTCATCAGGGTTACGAATATGTCGATCTCGGCCGAATCTGGCAGATTGCCTTGCTGGCCGGATTGCTGCTGTGGCTGTTCCTCGTCGTTCGCGTGCTGCGCCCGGCGCTACGAAAAGGGGGGGAATCAAAACAACTCGTGGCGCTGCTGCTGGTGTCTACCACGGCCATTGCGCTGTTCTATGCCGCAGGACTTGGCTGGGGACGCCATACGAATCTGACGATTGTTGAGTATTGGCGATGGTGGGTGGTCCATTTGTGGGTGGAAGGTTTCTTCGAAGTGTTTGCCACTACGGTGATCGCGTTCTTCTTCATGCGGCTGGGGTTGATTCGGCCGGGCGTGGCTGCCGCCGCGGCCTTGATGTCGGCCACGATTTTTCTTTCCGGGGGCATTATCGGAACCTGCCATCATTTGTATTTTTCAGGAACGCCGACGGCTGCCTTGGCGTGGGGTTCGGTCTTTAGCGCGTTGGAGGTCGTCCCCTTGGTATTGGTTGGCTTTGAAGCGACGGAAGACTTCCGTCGGTCGAGAGTCACGCCCTGGGTGCGAAAATATAAGTGGCCGATCTACTTCTTCGTGGCCGTGGCGTTTTGGAACATGGTGGGCGCAGGGCTATTCGGTTTTATGATCAATCCGCCGATCGCGCTCTACTACATGCAAGGCCTCAATACCACGCCGTTGCACGGCCATTCTGCGCTCTTCGGCGTGTACGGCATGCTCGGCATCGGTTTGATGCTGGTGTGTTTGCGCGCACTGATTCCGGGTCGGGAGTGGAGGGACGGCTTATTGAAGTTTTCGTTCTGGGCGCTTAACATTGGGCTATTGACTATGTGCGTGCTAAGCCTGTTGCCAGTCGGCTTGATGCAAACCAAGGCTTCGGTCGAAAACGGCTACTGGTATGCTCGCAGCAGCGAATTCATGCAAACCTCGCTGATGCAAACGCTGCGGTGGATGCGAGTACCCGGCGACACCATTTTCTTTCTCGGCGCATTGGCCTTAGCTCTATTTATTGTGGGCCTAAAAACGGGGCATTCGTTCTCGAAGAAACAGTCCGATTGA